Proteins encoded in a region of the Labeo rohita strain BAU-BD-2019 chromosome 22, IGBB_LRoh.1.0, whole genome shotgun sequence genome:
- the ddx59 gene encoding probable ATP-dependent RNA helicase DDX59 produces MFMPRSLKLKRAPESHQQQQNPKRSKATPEDTVSTAPPDTCPPDETVNIEKEEEPVHIETEEAEEEEEPVKSFKKNQRWPEPGEPVCIMCGRYGEYICDKTDNDVCSLECKASHLAKTCLDFGEKVFSKDLQEGSERSSSADTEQSYTYKEDVFISELTEEQVQRVKTELAIVTAGTEVCRPIVEFEHCNFPTALRLNLKKAGYEAPTPIQMQMVPVGLTGRDVIATADTGSGKTVAFLLPVVMHALQSQTASPSCPACLILTPTRELAIQIEKQTKELVMGLPNMRTALLVGGMPLPPQLHRLKQKIKIVIATPGRILEILKQKAVQLDHVRTVVVDEADTMLKMGFQQQVLEILEQVPEEHQTLLTSATIPTGTEQLAARLTRDPVSITIGQKNQPCANVRQIVLWVEEPSKKKKLFEILNDGKLYQPPVVVFVDCKLGADLLCEAVQKVMGLNAVAIHSDKMQWERNKIVKGLLEGQFEVVVSTGILGRGLDLVNVKVVVNFDMPANMDEYVHQIGRAGRLGHRGTAITFMNNNNKRLFLDIVNRVKPTGSILPPQLLNSPHLHEQQRRAKQRSSHGEDIVASKSNLIDIIRKHDKRSAKK; encoded by the exons ATGTTTATGCCGAGATCGCTGAAGCTCAAGAGAGCCCCGGAGTCCCACCAGCAACAGCAGAACCCCAAAAGAAGCAAAGCGACACCCGAAGACACAGTTTCAACAGCTCCACCTGACACCTGTCCTCCAGATGAGACTGTAAATATAGAAAAAGAGGAGGAACCCGTTCACATAGAGACGGAAGAagcagaggaagaagaggaACCAGTGAAGTCCTTCAAGAAGAACCAGAGATGGCCAGAGCCAGGAGAGCCCGTGTGCATCATGTGCGGTCGATATGGAGAATACATCTGTGACAAAACAGACAACGATGTCTGTAGCCTCGAGTGTAAAGCCAGTCATCTAGCTAAAACGTGCTTGGATTTTGGAGAGAAGGTGTTTTCTAAAGATCTCCAGGAGGGTTCAGAGAGATCTAGTTCTGCAGACACCGAGCAGAGTTACACTTACAAGGAGGATGTTTTCATATCTGAACTGACTGAGGAGCAGGTTCAGAGGGTTAAAACCGAGCTGGCGATAGTGACCGCTGGCACTGAGGTCTGTAGACCCATTGTAGAGTTTGAACACTGTAACTTTCCCACAGCGCTCAGGCTCAACCTGAAGAAGGCTGGCTATGAGGCTCCCACTCCCATCCAGATGCAGATGGTTCCTGTTGGTCTGACAGGCAGAGATGTGATCGCCACTGCAGATACAGGCTCTGGAAAGACTGTCGCCTTCCTTCTTCCGGTGGTCATGCATGCTCTCCAG AGCCAAACTGCTTCTCCGTCTTGTCCTGCGTGTCTCATCCTGACCCCGACCAGAGAGCTGGCCATCCAGATAGAGAAGCAGACGAAAGAGCTGGTGATGGGTCTGCCGAACATGAGAACTGCTCTTCTGGTGGGTGGGATGCCTTTACCTCCTCAGCTGCATCGACTCAAGCAGAAGATCAAG ATAGTAATAGCCACTCCAGGACGAATCCTTGAGATCCTGAAACAGAAGGCTGTACAGCTGGATCACGTCAGGACTGTTGTGGTTGATGAG GCAGATACCATGCTGAAGATGGGATTCCAGCAACAGGTTCTTGAAATTTTGGAGCAGGTCCCTGAAGAGCATCAGACGCTGCTGACGTCAGCCACCATTCCCACAGGAACTGAACAGCTAGCGGCCCGTCTCACCCGCGACCCCGTGAGCATTACCATCGGTCAGAAGAACCAACCCTGCGCCAACGTCCGCCAGATAGTCCTCTGGGTGGAGGAGCCGTCAAAGAAAAAGAAGctttttgagattttaaat GACGGAAAGCTTTATCAGCCACCAGTAGTTGTGTTTGTGGACTGCAAACTTGGGGCCGATTTGCTGTGTGAAGCTGTGCAAAAGGTCATGGGGTTAAACGCAGTCGCTATCCACTCAGACAAGATGCAGTGGGAACGCAACAAAATTGTAAAG ggtCTACTCGAGGGCCAGTTTGAAGTGGTGGTCAGCACTGGGATTCTGGGTAGAGGCCTGGACCTGGTCAATGTTAAGGTGGTAGTGAACTTTGACATGCCAGCGAACATGGATGAATACGTTCATCAG ATTGGTCGAGCAGGTCGACTGGGCCACAGAGGCACCGCCATCACCTTCATGAATAACAACAACAAGCGGCTGTTTCTGGACATTGTGAACAGAGTGAAACCCACGGGCTCCATCCTGCCGCCGCAGCTCCTCAACTCCCCACATCTGCACGAGCAGCAGAGGCGAGCCAAACAGAGGAGCAGCCACGGAGAAGACATCGTCGCATCCAAGAGCAACCTCATCGACATCATCAGGAAACACGACAAACGATCTGCCAAGAAATAA